taattatttgttgtttttttcatAGCAATACCTAgaatcaattattatttttatattcttataggTTAACGTgatttcaaatattttcttaaatttattctaaaatattttttttatatacgtgattttatatatgcattattatatttagaaaatatatgcgagacaaatttgaaataattttactttcaattaaaattataaattaaaaaataatttaaaaattatcaattaaatttgattattaaatatttaatccaaatatttgttaagaataaagtttattataaaaattgaaaacatgaatattaccttttatttaataaagttaaattcataaattatcattatattattAGGAAAGTACTTAAACGAACTAAACATAATAATGtaattttttggtgattttaattaatacagtatcaaatgttatataataatttttgtcCCAATTACATtccaaaaaatcataatataaaaaagCAGAAACGCTACTTTGATATTGTAAAGATAAATAAAAGGTGTTTATCAAttaattccttttaaatagtaggTATCTCACTTAAGTAGTAAATTGATGTAGGAAAAGGGGTTGTCCAAATTTAAATTTGGACATGATGTGAACAAAAACTTAATCAACATAAGTCATTTATCAAGAATGTAATGTGTGTTTGGCAGTAAGaaagaaaatcacaaattcatccTCCAAATTCTTTCCCAAATCTCTTTTTCCCCTGCTTTTTAGCCCTTTATTCTTCAAACtttttgtcatgcaaatccttctAAAATCTAAACCCGTTACTGCATTTACCCCATTTTCGTCTGTCACATTGTCTTTACGCACAGTGGGGGCATGCTCCAATTATCCCTTCTAAAATCTAAACCCGTTCCTGCATTTACCCCATTTACGTCTGCATCACATTGTCTTTACTCACAGTGGGGGCATGCTCCAATTATCCAAAGTTCCAAAACTGAAACAGCAAAAGGAGCTTTCttttttatcatcatcatcatcaaggcGCAGGTAAATGCTACTTTTCTCCttcataaaggaaaagaaaaaaaggtgatAGCAAAGAATGCATGAGCTTTCTGATATCACGAGCAAAGTAACCCATTAAAAAGCTTGCGGCCCCTCCAATTCTTCTCCATCATTAagtagtgtcagaacagtttTCCCCCTTATGCATGTCAAAACCTGAAACAATAAACCTCACCATTTCTAACCTTTCTTATCTTTCTTACTTTGGTGGAGGTACCAGAAACCCACCTCATCATTctcaattatatacattttaacTCATATATTTCTATCTTTATGTCCCTCcttttgaaggaaaaaaaagagtGGGACATGGAATCTTTTTACTTCTCTTCTCACAAAGGTCAAATCCCCATCATTTTCGTACATAAGAACTACGGACTAGTAAACAGAACTTGTTATACTGAACGTTATTGTATTCCCATCTTTGTAATGATAATGACTTTTAAGTTGATGacatttaatttctaaaattcgCTTTCTAGCAACCATTATTCTTCACATTTGAGTTTGTCCATGACTCTAAAATAGGCATCTAATTATTCAACAGTAAAAGTCAACTTCTCCTACCCTAAAAGAAATCAAAACTGTCTTTCTGCTAAAGCTTAATTGTGGGATCAGAAAACTATTTTGTACTTCCGAATCACCATCTCCAATGTTcaataattatgattttatgtatggttatttcttcaatttttaggtggaaagtataataaaaatatttacattaacATATGCTAAGTTTTAggtaatttttatacatttagaatttaatccttttacttttatttgtagGAATTTAATCCTttgcttttcaaatttaaaaaaataagtcaAATTATTAAGACAGTTAAAATTCTtctgttaaatttaaattattaaaatattatttttgttagatAGTTACCAAATGAGTAGTTtaaacaaaaacattaaaaacaatatacaaagaacattaatgtaattaatatatattatttttaaatcaatttattcgaaaaatacaaatataccatACCAAGAGAAATATCCCATTCCAGAGCTctatatcatccatttcaataaCCGACTCCATCCCATTATCAGGCTTTCACCAATTTATTAGTTTATCATCCAGGCAATAATATTACATTCTGAACAACTAAAATCCAAAAAGttgttaaaaattttccaatcaaTAGATTGAAAAAGATCGCAAAAATAAAGGTCAATTGTACCAGGGTGAAAGTACTAACCTGGGAGGTTAAAGATTCAAGGCTCGAGATTTATAACTCATCTCCAGTATACAGCATCCAAGTATCCTGTCAAATTCCCAACTAAACTACTAcgtatgcatttttttattagttttgtcCCCTTAACAAATGCATAAACAACCAAATTATGAGCTTAAACAGGACTTGTCAAATTAAATACAGTGATGAACATATCTTTACAACACATACTTGGAGACAGACTGAGAGAGTCAATTTCAAAGGCTGGATGATAATGTTAATAAAAATCACCAACTGCTTGACTATGCACGTTGTGCGAGGGGAAAGAGAAGacaatagaaaagaaaagagaaaacattCATATTTCAGAATACAATCGAACTAAACGTAAAGAATCGAAGCTAGTCTCTAGACACCATTCCCTCTGCTTTTTGCTAAGTGGTCTTCCTTTCCCAGCTTTTTCTCGATTTATTCTCACGTCTGCTAAACCCCAGATGCAACATTTTGTTTCCATATCAAAGGAGACCAGCCTGAAAACACCATCAGCTTCCGAAAGTTTACCGCTGTCAGCTACCTCAGTCACATATTTCACGTACAGAGAGCGGTCCTTGAACCGGTCTAGATCCTGTGGTATTCGAACTACTCTTTCAACACCAGGAGATGAAACCTGCAAGTAAAACAGGTTTTTAGATCTGACAACTAAATGATTTAAGTGTGATGTGTAACCAAATACAAGTTTCAGCTTTAAGGCATTAATCACCAAAAGGTGTAGCAGATATACAAATTTCTGCTCCTAAAAAAACCATGGTACTTGGCCATGTCTGGAATTTAGTGTACTTAACCTAAGGCTGCCTGCTTTAAGTGGTCATTAAATAGGTTTGCCCATTCAGAAAAGATACTATTTTGACCACAATCACAGAGAAATAATGGAAAGCAAAATAATAGTGATTACGAAACATCATCACCTCCAAGGTTATATTCTCTGCTATTGATCGAGCAAGTTCAGCTTCATCCAATTTTGCTCTGTAGCTTACAGAAAAAGCTTCAATGTCTTCCATACTGGGGGAACCAGATCTGTCGGatcattataaattacattcGAGAGGCATTCTTTGATTTTTTAAGAAGATGGTTTATACTGGGAAGAAAAATAGTAAAGAGCCAACTGAGAACAACTAAAttatacaaaacataaagaaatcaTGACACTGGTtaatttacaaaacttaaaaagaaatcaTGACACTGGAAGCTATATTAATAAACAAAAGGCCAtcacaaattctttgatttcacaTGCTAACATGACACTTTGCAAGGCTAAAGGGACGACACCACTCCATGAATTTTTAGAATCGGCAGCATAAAGGAAACCATATCAGAAGTAAAAAGATACCATCAATATGGAAATTGAACTGCTTGAAGCTCAATTGCTCATACAACCTCAAATCTTACCATAAGAAATTTGCAATAGTTAAATGATTAACCAGTAACTTAAAGGCTCCACTTTCAATAAGATGCTAAGCATTAAGATGGGAAATGTTCAAGAATACCCCATTAAATTTATGTGTATCATTCAATATTAAAACTTTGATTATTCATTAGATGATTCCTGCAAACAGAACTCCATACACTCAGGTGTAACAGTATAACAAGATTGTCAGGAAAAAATATCACCACATTATTAATTAAGAAGCAGGTTTACCAGCATTTCTCAATTGAAAGAAAGAAGTGCCAATAAATGCTTACTTATTTGTAAGCCTTTCAATGCGGACTTGAATGGAAGAATTCGACAGCGTTTTGAAGGCATATATACCCAAATCACCACCAAAGGATTGACATACATTCTCAGCTAACAATAAAGCTTCTTTATCCCACCATGTTCCAGCAAGTGAAATTCCTCCTCCTCCAGCTCCATCACCGACCTTAAAAATATACACTCATGTTTTAGCAAATTGGGTAAGCTTTGACCAAAAAAAATATAGGAAATGTTGCCAATAACTATTGTTGTAGAACACTAGAACTTACATAAAGTTCAGTTTCGTCTTCTGTGTACTCTTCTTCAaagaaatcatcatcatcatcatcattgtcTATCATCAATTCATCTATGCAGTCAAGAAACATTCATTTAGACATGAGAAGTTCATTCAACATGTTAGAACTCTAttaaaattgtaaagaaagaaataGGCAAACATTATTCGGTAGAAACTTTAAGCAAGTAACATAAGCAGGGGTAGAACAAAGCTTAGTCAAGTCAATTCTCAATACAGTATAAATCTCGTCTCTCAAGCTCCAGTCTGACTGTAAATTCAACATGGCAACATGCTCAATCGAGTTTTACTTTTCAAACTTGAGCTCAACTAAGGAGACAATTCAAGTTAATAGAGCGTATGTATACTTACctataattgatatttatatatatagcttTCAGAGGGAAAAAAAAGGTGCTGCTAAGGTGCTTGTACTGGACTACTCGAGTTAAACCAGCTCAAGCTCGATTCGACTAGTTCCGAGCATTTCCCGAGTTGAGTCAGCTCTCAACTCACCCCCTTCCCGAGGCTAAAAAAAccagtaattttttttcttgaaattcctAACTTCTGTTTACCTTTCATTAGCAACCACATTGAGCAGAAATACTGTAGCTAAAAAGAAACCAACAATCACGCACCCATAGAGCAAATGGGTATGTAGTATTCATAAAATTACCATCTTCGAAGTCATCAAAAAGAAGCAGCTCATCTTCCTTGTCATCGTCGTCCATTGAAACTTCTTCAACAAGGGTTGGTTCCAAAAGCGGCTCAGACTTGGAGTTCTTCTTCCTGGCATGAATTGCAAACGGAGAAGAGGACTTGTTTGAGATTCTAGCCAAACGGTATATCCGAAACGGGAACGAAACCTTGTGTGTTGAGCTTGGAGGCTTGGAAAAGCTACAAGTAGTGGCGGTGGATGGCGGTAATACCGGTGGTGGAAGTGGAGGCGGAGGTGATACTGGAATTGCAAACTGCTTAAAATTCCAACCCGAAACTAATAAATCCATTCTTGAAATCGCCAATAATTTGAAAGAGTGTTGATTTTCGTTTCTCCTGAATGCTATGAAAAACAGTGCTGTCAAGGCAAATGTGTCTGAGGATATAGAACGAAGCGAAACAAAAACGCAATTCCTATGGAAAGAGTTTGCTAAACGGTGTCGGATACTGGTTACTTTCGGGTTTTCGGCTTTGTTATCAAGTATTTATTCTTGGGCCTCTGCCGTTTCGTGATGGGCTAAACTGTATCTGTCCTTTCTAAAGCCCAGtacatgtttattttaaatatttattttatttgataccTAATTTTTTGATAATTGACTTAGGCATTATTTGATAAagcattaaaataaattcaattaaattaaaattaattttttaaatacatttgataatattaaataaaaaagttacaaaaaattatggaaataataAGTAGATAAGGATTTATATATCACTTAATAAAGAATAAattcaactatttttttattttattctatttcagGGTTTAAATACTGAAAAATTaggtattaaatttatattataaaattatttgatatcTGTGATTGATAAactgaaatttaataattttggaTGGTTTTACATGAAAGATAAATATGTTAGCTTGGAAATTTTATTCAACACTTTcttgttgaaatttttatattaaataaaaaaattaaaatgattatcaaacacatttaaaaaattaaatgttaaaaaattttattttcaatgatTTATCTAAACAGTCTTAGTAAAAATTAagcattttaatttttgaaaattcattatttcataatttaaaacatattaatattgtattatttattttattttgaatagttttgtataaaatttaaagataataattttaatattttaaattaaataaattgagaaaatagtttattttaaaaataaattttgaaaatgttttcaacATTAAGTAATAAGTAGCTATCTGTTTATCATATTaacatttttttgttgaaaattttacatTAAGTAAAAAGTTAATAAGGGTATCAAACGCACTTTCGtctaaaattatattatcatttatcaaTCAATCTaattataattagtatttaattttaagtaatacaCCAAATAGATATTATAACTTATATTTAACACTTATCACTTGAAGTATAAAATATTAagtggattttattttattaaaattttaaataaattatctcttttaaaaaaataagatagtcaaattaccatatttatcttttatccaaaattatctaaaataatataaaacattatattaataatattaaaaataaaaatagatagtcttttaaaaattaatatttacttttttcAAAGAgcataattatattcaatacttGTATATACTAATTTCCAAAAtgattttctaatataaattcagCACTTATAAAACTTAGTAGTAaaaatttagtacttaacttttcaacatttaaatttCAGTTTATCAAACACATCTTAATCTTTATCTTTTGGTACTTATTTTTTCAGTACTTAaattttcagttgatcaaacatagccttaatttaaaaaaataaaaacattaaatttccATAAAAAGTTAAATATAGGTGAAGTGataatgaaattgtatttttaatgcTATTGAACAAATGTTTGGTCtttagatttataatttttaattgttttattcaaACACAAAATCACAACTAATTTTAAACTACTTATGTctctattaatattaaattttttataaagtttaaTATCATAAGTCAAATGGACATAAATTCAGTTGGGtaataatacaaatatttttactttataaagtaaattgtatttattttgtaggtgtttttatcattttatatcttttatatagagaaaataaaaataaaaatacacataataaaattttaactcaagcctttataaatttcaatatttttattttaccattcAATAAAAGATACATTTGTTATTTATATCAagcttttataaatatatttattacataattatcCCACATTGTGAGTGTATCATAAAGTGTGTTTGTTTgatgtaaaatattataaataaaatgatttccttattttttagtgtttaattgtGTAAAATCAAATGGATCAAAGTAAAATATCTTTCGGATCAATGGAGGGAGAATGCATTTTTTCTTGTAAAATAACTTGCTAGCGTAAAATCCGTAAAACATTTTACACAATTTTTAACTCTTGTGTTTTAGGCTCTCTTTGCTTCTCTTGCTAAACTTGCTTCCTTATTCTTCCATCTTATTCGATTTTCTTTGAGGAACAAAAGCCCTCAATTATTGTTGGTCTGAACTCAAGAGTGTCATTCCCTCTAATTGTTACAGAGCGATTTTAATTCATGCTTTGTATACTTACTCTAAGAAAATTAGAAAGTTAGTGTTCTTCCTAAATTGTTTCTTTGCATTAATAATCAAGGTGTATAGACAAAAAgttttttgagaaattttaagAGGCTAGTAAAAGTTTGAGAAATTTCGAGtttaatgataatattttaaataaattttggggtCTAATTAAATTTTCTGTGAAATCAATGAGaactttttaaagttttaaaatattttaattaaaattttcaaaaaattaaaagatataaaactgtaataggccaattttagcctgggccaaaaataaaataaaactcaaacaaataaacaaaagtccaaattttttttaatagtccATTTACATTAAATGACCCAATCCAAACCCAAACTAAATCTAGCCCAATTACAGCCTACTACCCAGTTACAAGCCCAAACAAAAATTAACCCAAACCCaacaatatttttagaaaaatggaaCCTTAGCCTTGCTGCCACCGCATGCTGGGCATACCTCTGCCACCACTGTCCACCGCTGCACGTTAGCCACCtccacgcgtctgacacctgcAAAACAAGGCCAACACGCAAGCAGAGAAGCACAAGCAAGACAATAGAAATAAATaggaaaaagacaaaaaaaattagaagcaAAAAGTTTGTAACTCGGCTATAAAAGTCAAAACATTTTCTTTGTAAGGTTTTTTCTGAACAGAgattaattggaaaaaaaaactcaaagtaAAAAATAAAGGTGATCTTCGTATATTTTCTATTTATCTTGctc
The sequence above is drawn from the Gossypium hirsutum isolate 1008001.06 chromosome A05, Gossypium_hirsutum_v2.1, whole genome shotgun sequence genome and encodes:
- the LOC107897121 gene encoding uncharacterized protein, which produces MDLLVSGWNFKQFAIPVSPPPPLPPPVLPPSTATTCSFSKPPSSTHKVSFPFRIYRLARISNKSSSPFAIHARKKNSKSEPLLEPTLVEEVSMDDDDKEDELLLFDDFEDDELMIDNDDDDDDFFEEEYTEDETELYVGDGAGGGGISLAGTWWDKEALLLAENVCQSFGGDLGIYAFKTLSNSSIQVRIERLTNKSGSPSMEDIEAFSVSYRAKLDEAELARSIAENITLEVSSPGVERVVRIPQDLDRFKDRSLYVKYVTEVADSGKLSEADGVFRLVSFDMETKCCIWGLADVRINREKAGKGRPLSKKQREWCLETSFDSLRLVRLYSEI